TCGGTGTGTTCACCGATGTCAACGTCATCGACGGATACGGCCCGACAGAGAACACCGCCTGCACGTCATCGATATCGGTCTCGGAACGTAATTACAGCAGTTCCGTGGGAATACCGAATATGAATTCCAAAGTGTACATCCTGGACAGCGAACGCCGCAGGGTACCTGTCGGTGCCGTGGGCGAACTGTACGTCTCAGGATACCAGCTTTCCTCAGGATACCTCAATAATCCGGAGAAGAACTCAGAGGTGTTCCTTGACAACCCGTTCTGCGATGAGGAGGGTTATGAGAGGATGTATGCCACAGGCGACTTCTTCAGACTGCTCCCGGACGGCACCCTCGGCATCATAGGAAGAAGGGATGGACAGGTGAAGATACGCGGAAACCGTGTGGAGCCTACCGAAGTCGAAGCATGCATAAGATCCATGGAAGGCATCGGCGATGTCATCGTCCAGTCTATCGTCCAGAACGACGGTTCCAAGGAGCTCTGTGCATACGTCGTACTGCATTCAGCATCAGGCCAGCATATCTCTGGGGAATCCGTGAGGTCGTACGTGGCCGAGCGCAAGCCCGACTATATGGTCCCTTCCTTCGTGATAATCCTTGAGAAGATCCCGCTTAACGTTAACGGTAAGGTCGATATGAGCGCCTTACCGAAGCCGGATATATCGAGCCTCAGGAAGGAGTACACAGCGCCTAGGAACGATATCGAGAAAGTCCTGTGCGACGCATTCTCTTCAGCTCTTGGTATTGAAGGCATAGGTATCGACGATGACTTCATGCGTTTGGGCGGGGACTCCCTGAAAGCGATCAGAGCGGTATCATCATGCAGGTCGCAGGGCATAGAGATCAAGGCGAAGGACGTGGTGTCCCTGCGCACCGTGCGCGCTATCTCCTCCACAGTATCGTCGGCCGCCGATATGGGCTCCTCTGTAGGAAATATCGGGGAGATACCCATTCACAGCATATTCCTGAAATCGGGCACAGCTGATCAGAGGGACACATTCGTACAGCACATGGATCTGCTCTGTCCGCAGTCTTTGGACGAGGGCATCCTCCAGCATGCCATAGATGCCGTCACGGACAGACATGATATGCTCCGTGCCATCTACGACGGAAGGCCGAGGATAAGGGACCAGGGTATCAGGGTCTGCGATGTAACGCTGGTGGAAGCATTCTCGGAGGACGACATCCTGTCATCCTCAGCATTCGCGTTAAGCACGTTGTCACTTTCAGAGGGCAGGCTGATGGCATGTCTTCTCATATCGTACGAGGGCAGGAGATACATCCGCCTCATGATCAACCATATAGCCGTGGACGGGGTGTCATGGAACATCATACTGTCGGACCTGTCCGAATGCATCTCTGCAGCCATTGACGGAAGGGAACCGTCCCTGCCGCCCAGGACCATGCCCATAAGGGATTGGATCGCCAGGGGATACCAACCGACAGAATCCGAGAGGCGCTACTGGGATAAGGTAAAGATAGATGCCAATGTTCCCGAGCTGGAGTCCGAGCCGTTCTCCATCAGCTTGCCCCTTTCTGCCGAGAACCGCTACGGCATCGGGAAACAGGACATATTGCTGACCGCATTTGCTGAATCCTTCAAGGATATCACGGGAACAGATCTGGTGCTGAGGATGGAGGGTCACGGAAGGGACCACGATGTCGAGCGCACCGTGGGATGGTTCACTTGCATGTATCCGCTGGTGCTGTCCACGACCGGCGATCCTGTACGCGATGTCTTCTCTGTGAGGAAGGCCAGACGCTCCGTACCGAAAGGAGGCAGGGGATACGGATATCTAAGAAACGATCTTCCGCCCATAACGTTCAATTATCTCAGTTCGGCCTTCAGCTATTCTGACAGCCTCCTAGAGGCTGTTAGGTTACCTATCAGCTATCAGGAACCCCCGGACATGGGCGAATTGCTATCATTCAATATCGCAGAGACCGATGACGGCCTCATAATATCGGGCAGATGTCCGATGCAGCTGCCGATCTTCGAGACAATAAAGAACAGGCTGGGATCGATCTTGCAGGCCTTGGCGGAATCTTTATCGGCCCCGCTCTCTGGACCACAGCTCAATGTGTATCTCGACGAGATGGCCAATGACAAGGGGACAGCATACTCTGCTCCCGGAATGTTCCCGATTCCGGAAGGAGCATCCGATGACGACATTCTCCATGCGATAGACGCTGTTCTGGATGCACACCCCGTCCTATCGATGCACATATCCGAGGTCGGAGGCGAACCGTGGTTGGTGCCCGGTAACAGACCGATTATTGAAAAATCATCGGATGACGAGTTCCTCCGTCCGTTCAACTTCTCTGAATCCCTGTGCAGGTTCCGCATAGTGCCCGGATACATTCAGTGGAACGTCCACCATGTGATAATGGATGCAGAGTCAAGAAGAATACTCATCCGCGATCTCGGAATGGCCTTTGAAGGAGTCCAGATACCGGCGGAATACGGATTCCTGACATCCGCCGCAGACCAGCCTGATGCGGATTACCAGGAGGATGCCCTTTCTTATTATGATGGCGTCATAGAGGACATCGAACTGCCTGTGGAGGACGGCAACGGTGTGAAAGGTTCATTCGAGATGCCGATCCCAATCACTTCAAGAGACATCCCTTCGGGCATGACCGCTGGAGGATTCTTCACAGCTGTGTTCGGTTACACCCTGTCTAGATTCACTGGTTCCACGCAGGCGGTGTTTCCGATGACCGAGAAGGGAAGAAACGCCGAGGGCACCGAGGATGCTGTGGGCATGTTCGTCAATACATTCCCTGTATCGATCGATTGTAGCGACCGTCCGGTATCGGAGTTCCTGAACTCATCGATGGATTCGATCCTTTCCTCGATGTCCCATTCCAAGGTCCCGTTCATGGATGTTGCAGGACGCTACGGATTGACCATGAAAGTTTCCTTCGAGTTCCTCGCAGACATCAACTCCAGCATACGCTCGATAACATCGGCTGCAAGCGGAGATTCTTCCGGCCATGGGATCTATTCGGCTGATTGGGTATCGGACCTGGCCATCTATGTCACCGAATCCAATGACGGTTTCATGGCATCATTGGAGCATTCCGGAAGGTACTCGCAAAGAACGTGCGAGCGTTTCCTGCATGCGTTTAATGAGATTGCAAAGGGTCTGATAGCCTGCGAGAGGCTGTCGGACATCCAATACACATCTTCGGAGGACATAGACATCCTCGATTCCATCAACGACACAGCTGCTCCGCTGAGATTCAACAATATCCTGGAAGCGTTCAGACATTCGGTTTCGGAGTACCCGGACAGGACCCTCCTTACCTACATGGATCGTAGCTACACCTACACAGAAGTAGATGTTATCTCGGATTCCATAGCGACCACCCTAAAGTCATCAGGCGTGATCAGAGGAGATAATGTAGCGATCATGGTTCCGAGATCGGAATGGTATCTTATCTGCGCAATCGGCGTGATGAAGACGGGAGCGGCATACGTCCCTATCGACATATCGTATCCTGACGAGCGTATATCGCATATGTTGAACGACTCATCCTCGAAAGCCGTTGTAGTAACAGGAGAGACCAAAGAACGCTGCGGTTCTCTGACCGGACTCCCGACCGTAGGCTGTGAAGGGTTAGAACCCTCCCATTTCACGCCGGTATCAGTCTTGCCGACCGATACGGCAGTCATCCTTTACACATCCGGTACCACAGGTAAGCCGAAGGGTTCCAAGATACCGCACCAGTCACTGGAGAACTTCAGTGAATGGACCTCCTCCTACACCGATTTCAAGAGCGGGGATGTGTTCGCGCTGTTCGCATCGGTAGCGTTCGATATGCATACCATGTCGTTGTACCCGCCGATATTCACCGGAGGTTCGGTGGACATAGTTCCGGAGGACATCCGTCTGGACATCCATCGTCTGAATGAGCATTTCGTGTCCCGCGGAGTGACGCATACATTCATCACAACCAACTTGGGGAAGATGTTCGCATCCAGTGTCAAAGCGTCCACATTGCGTTGCCTGGCCTATGGAGGGGAGAAACTCGGCGAATTCACTGCACCGGATTTCATCGGTGCTTTGGAGACGTACGGGCCGTCGGAGAATCTTGCGGTCAGTGCGGCGATCCCGGTAAACGAACGTGCATATAGCTCGTCTGTCGGCCATCTTATCCAGAACGTTAAGGGATACATACTCGATGCGGACCATCGCAGGGTACCTGTGGGAGCGGTAGGAGAACTGTTCCTGTCAGGATATCAGTTGTCATCAGGTTATCTCAACAATCCCGAAAGGAACGCCGAGGCGTTCTTCGGCAACCCATTCTCCGATGAGAAGGGATACGAGAGGATGTACGCTACCGGAGACTTCTTCAGGCTGCTCCCGGACGGTACGCTCGGCGTCATAGGCAGAAGGGACGGACAGGTGAAGATACGCGGTAACCGTGTCGAACTGACGGAGGTCGAGGCATGCATCAAGGCAATGTCCGGAATAACCGGCGTCACCGTGCAGCCTATAGCCTCCGCGAGCGGAACCAAGGAGCTCTGCGCATATGTGGTCGCATCATCTGCGACATCTGTATCCGACATTCAGAAGTTCGTCTCAGAAAGGAAGCCGGACTACATGGTACCGTCGTTCGTCATCAAGCTAGACCGGATCCCTCTGACGGTCAACGGTAAGGTGGACAAACGTGCACTGCCTGAGCCGGATCTATCCGTGCTCAGCTCCGATTATTCGGAGCCGAGGGATGAGGATGAGCGCATCCTCTGCAGAGCATTCGCTGAGGCCTTAGGTCTCGAAAGAGCGGGAATCGATGACGACTTCCAGCGTCTGGGCGGCGATTCGCTCAAAGCTACTTGGATCGCATCGATCTTCAACGAGAAATCCGGCAAGCATGTCTTCGCCCGCGATATCATGAGGAAGCGCACCGTGAGGGCGATTCTTTCAGAGCAGGAAGCCAAGGACAAGATACAGAGCTTCGTCTACGACATGGACAAGGGACATCCTCCTTCGTTCTCGCAGATGGACGTCATAAAGTACATGCTGGTATCGAATCTCAGCCTTAACATCGCCACCATGGTGACTCTGCCACCGTTCATCAGTTTCGACATGGTGTACAAGGCTGTTGAAGCCTTGATACAGACGACTCCCGACCTCCGCATGCATATGATCGCCAAGAGCGAGAGGGACGTGACCGTAAGATACGATGCGCACATCGATATCGAGACCGCTCAATGCGACCCGGAGGAGTTCGCAAAGACCTTCGTCAGACCCTTCACACCGTTCGGCCCGTGTCTGTCGAGATTCGCGGTAGTGGAATGGGAGGGGCAATGTACCCTGTTCATCGACATCTGCCATTTGGCCTTCGACGGGCGTTCCATCGCTCCTCTGGCGATGCGCATACAGTCCATAATGACCGGCACCATACCTCCGATCGATGACGGAGTGATCCGTCAGGCAGGATATGACAATGCATACATGCTGACCGAGACGTTCAAGAGGAGGGCCGCAGAGTTCCTCCAGACGTTGGAAGGAAGCGACGATACCTATGATGACGGAGTGGTGAGTGAGGATGACAGTGGTGTAGTCCAGATGCCCCTTTCCATAAGCGCTGCGGATATGAAGCATGTCACGCAAAAGCTCAACTGCGGCCCGGCGGACGTGTTCTATATGGCGGAGGCATATGCGCTCAACCGCGTGTACGGCAAGGACAAGATGTTCTACATCATCGAGGACGGAAGGGGAGAGGTCGATGTGGAAGATTCGGTCGGAGTGTTCATGAGGCTCCATCCGATATGGATAACCAAAGACTCCGACGATCTGATGGGATATGTAGAGAGTGCGGTCAAACAGGTCGACAGGACCCTCCAGTATCTGGACATCCCGCTGCTGCCCATATTCGAAGCACGTCCCACGATATATCCGGATGTGGTGATCCAGTTCGAGAATTACAAGATCGGCGAAGGAGAATCGGAGGGCTCGATGGGAGGCGGACTGGCCGCCAGACAGTTGCCCGCACTGTCACGTTCCCCGTTCAGGATGCACTCAGTCGTCGTACCTCACGGCGACGGATTTGCAATCGGGACCACCTATGCGGAATACCAGTCCGGAAAAGTGGTCAATCAGATAGTAATGGAGTTCGACGGGTTCCTCAGTGAGCTCGCAGAGCACATACGCTGACAGGCTGCAGAGACCTTGTCCTATTGGTCCGAATTTACATTTTAGAGGCACCAAGTAGGACGCGTCCGTTGGATCAGAAGGAAGATTGGGGGCTGAGCCCCCGTTTCTTAATCGGTTTCAGGCCCTCTTGGACCTGATGACGTAGAACGCTACCGCGACCACGATCAGGATGGTGCCGTCCAGTTTATACCAAAGGTTATCACCGCATTCTGACCGTCCTCACCGGGATCGGCGGCAGCTTCCTCCGCATCGGGCATTATCATGAATGCGGAGAATATGAGCATCACGATTGTGATGGCGATTATGAACTTCGTATTGCTGAGATGTTTGGACATGTTACTCAATCCTTTGGTATGCTCTTGTTCCAGCTTCCATTTGTTTAATGGTCATTTCTGATGTCTTAATAGTTTAAACATTGTCTGTGTTGGAATATTTTCTTTTTTCACAATCAATTCCGGGCGCTGACGAGAATCCGCACGCGGGTCTCGATGGGTATGCCTGTCGGCATCCTCAGTTTTCAAAAAGCCGCCCGACAGTACGCAACATTCCGAAGGACGATGACGAATGTATGTAGAGACGGAATAAATAGCGTCGATAGATACAAAAATTCATCAACGATTATATCGAAAAATCATCAATAATCAATCCGAAAAATCATCAATAATGTATATTGTCCAACCGATGCTACGTTCATGACCCTGAAGAAGGAAGGATACGTCCCAAGACTCATAGACAGCGAAGTGGAGAGGTGTCTGTCTCTCTTCGGTGCAGTCAATATCACAGGGCCCAAATGGTGCGGGAAGACCTGGACGTCATACAACTGCTGCAATAGCGCTATCCTCATAGCCGATCCGAAAGGGAACTATCAGAACCGCAGGCTGGCCATGACGGATCCTACCCTTATCTTCAAGGACGACCTCCCCCAGCTTATCGATGAATGGCAGGACGTCCCGGGCATCTGGGATGCTGTGAGATACAGGATCGACGATGTGGACGTGCGTATGGACGCAGAATAAAATGATGTCTGGGTCGTGAGAAGGGACCGAACAGTTCAAACCACGTCATTTTGCACCGTATCCTGGCAGAAGCTATGCCAATGTTTACCAGAAATCGATGACAATGTAACCTTTGCGGGTCATTTTTTATGGAATAATGGCGCCGAGAGAGAGAGATGCAGAACGCTCCGAGCCAGCTTGAATGAGCGCTTCGCCATAAGGCGGGGTTTCCACAAGTTGTTTGGCAGCCTCTCTTCGCCATGTCTTGCAGAAATCTGCAACTATTAGACTTTTAATCCCACGTTAGACGGGTGATCCGCCGTGTTTTCGCATGTTGTCTAAACCCCTTCAATACACCATTGCGAGGAATAGACATGGCAATAGGAAACATAGGAAACGATGTCATTCAGACATAGGAACAGCAGCACAGCCCATCAAGAACGAGCACCCTCCCGTGAGGGACAACGTATGACCTTCTCCAGGGGATCCTTTAGGGTCTCCCTGGACATGAACTCCTTCTGGGACAGAAGGACCGAGCAGTACGGCGACTACACTGCCGGAATCTCACTGTTCAACAACCAGAGGTACAGTTTGATTCCCACCGATCCCAAGATCATCCTGGAGTTCGCGGATTGGCTTATGTGCCGGCCTGGGAGGCAAGCGGGGGGTTTATTGTCTCGGAAAAAGCGTGATTTCCGTCATTTGAGGCTCGCATCCGCCATTTTTCCCACTTTCTCAACTAATGATTCGGCCCATGCGTAAAACTTTTGCAGATACCGGTCCAGCGGCTTGAATACCAGGTATATCCTTGCCTTATCGATGAATACGCAGACTATGAACACCACCACCGTCACGGCTATGACGATCAACGGGTAGAGGGCATTTCCGAAGTATTCTGGAAGCCCGAGCCACTCATTCCATAGATGATAGTGCATGATGGGGTTCTCGTGTATCAGGTATACGCCGAACATGGATGCCGCTACCCAGTTCACGGCCTTGCTGGTTTTCGGTTTTTTGTTGAGGAAATACAGGAAGGTCGCGAAGCCGAGCAGGAGCGTGATGCCGCTCATCTTCCCCATGTAGATATTGACCATACCCTGGAAGTCGTTGTATCCCAGATCGAGGAAGAGCGGAACTGGTAGGAACAATATCAGGAATATGAACAGTCTGTCGAAGAACTTCCCTTTGGGGGCTATCAGGCACAGCAGCGCTCCCCCGATGAAAACGATCAAAACGATGATGAGCTGTGGGATCCAGTCCCATCCGAGGCTCCTGTCATATACCAGGAATGTCACGGCAAAGGATAGTGCCAGCGTTGCAATCAACGCGTAAGCAAGTGTGAAGCCGCTGGTCTTTTTGCTGCTTATTATCGGCTGCGGGTGCAGGCTGATGAATGCGCCGATGCAGTAAAGGGTAATCAGCGATAGGTGCTTGGATACCACCGGTGCCCCATCGATGGTGATATTGTGGATGGAAAAGAGCCCCCAGGTGACGATTAGCATGCCGGTGCACAGCGCCAGGTGGGCCTTGGTCGATATGGTGTGGAGACACAAGTTGATTAGCGGTGAAAGTAGGACAAGTATCAGATATGAGCTAATGAACCAATATTCGTCCGATATAATCGGGAAGAGCATATCCAGGATGTATTCTTCATTAACGGTATTGCCGAAGAACAGAATACCGCAAAGCCTGATAGTTATCGAGAAGAACCAGACCTCCATCAGGAGTTTGAGTATTTTTGTGACCGTTATCTTCTGATTGGCCATGAAGTACCCGGTGATCAGCGTGAAGATCACGACACCGGCAAGCCCCAGTGTGCATCCGAATGAGTAGGTCAGGACGCTTATATCGGGGGAGTCGGGGAAAGATCCGTTGGTGAAGATGATCTGATGGAACGCTATTATCATCAGCATCGCAATTATTCTGGCCATTTCCAGATTGGAGTTGCGGGGCAGTTTGCTCTTGGACGTTGCACCTTCCACGGGTTCACCCGATTGTTGGTTCATTAAGGGAAGAATAAGGATTTTTTCTTTAACAGTTTCGAAGACGAATTGTTAAGTATTATTGACTGTCAGACCATCTATGAATAATGGGAATGGCCGTCAGGCCGTATGGTCTTTCAACCGCTTCTCATGATGCCATCGCCGTTTCCTTTCCAAACAGATCCGTTCAGGTACCGGGCGGGCGGTTCGATTCCGATGCCTCAGTCCATGGAACTGAGTTGAGAGGATGTTTCTGTTTCGATGTATCTGATATCGACCCGGATAAAGTGTATGCTTCGTCATAAGATGGGGCTTCCACAAGCTGTTTGGTAGCCTTTAGCAGAGCGTCAGAGATGAAGAACAGGGACGTTACCCAATGGAATTGTCACAAAAAACGGGTAATGCAGGAAGCAACACAAGGGTACCAGAAGGTAAAGATGGCGCCGAGAGAGAGATTCGAACTCCCGAGGGCGAGGCCCAGCGGTTTTCGAGACCGCCGCCATACCGGGCTTGGCTATCTCGGCTTAGATGCCCCGACATAATTAGTCTATTAAATATCTTCGTCTATCGCTGTCTAATGACTGATATCACCGATCAGATCAAAGCGGCGAAAGCGGCCACAGTCGGAATGTCCGTCCTGTCCACAGAAGTCAAGGACAGGGCGCTGGAGGCAATGGCGGTAGCTCTCGATGGGAGCCGTTCAACCATCCTCGAGGAGAACAGGAAGGACCTGGACGAAGCGAGGGACAAGATACCTAAGCCGATGTACAAGCGCATGGTCGTGGATGACGCAAAGATCGACGATATGGTCAAAGGAATAAGGAGCGTGGAATCCCTGAAGGACCCCGTAGGGGGCACGATGTCCACCATTGAACTGGACGACGGTCTCACGCTCTATCAGGTCAGCTGTCCCGTGGGGATGCTGGGCGTGGTGTTCGAATCCCGCCCCGACGTCGTCCCCCAGATCATGTCCCTCTGCCTGAAGTCAGGCAACTGCGTGGCGTTCAAGGGAGGAAGCGAGGCCCATCGCACCATCAAGGCGATATTCGATGTCCTCAGGAAGGCTGCGGCGACAGCTGGCGTCAGCGATTCAGCATTCGTGCTCCTGGAGTCCAGGGAGGACTTCAGGGAGATTCTCGACATGGACGGCTACATAGACCTCCTGATCCCCCGCGGTTCCAACAGCTTCGTGAAATACGTCCAGGAGAACACCAGGATCCCGGTGCTCGGTCACGCAGCAGGCATCTGCCACATCTATGTGGATTCGGAATGCGATCAGTCGATGGCGGTGGAGGTAGCGACGGATTCCAAGGTGCAGTACCCCGCTGTCTGTAATGCGGTGGAGAACATCCTCGTGGATTCGAAGATCGTGGAGGAGTTCCTTCCCAAGCTCGCCTCCTCTCTCACGGAGAAGGGAGTGGAGATCAGGGGTGACGACCGTGTGAGGTCGAT
The nucleotide sequence above comes from Methanomassiliicoccales archaeon LGM-RCC1. Encoded proteins:
- a CDS encoding acyltransferase, giving the protein MEGATSKSKLPRNSNLEMARIIAMLMIIAFHQIIFTNGSFPDSPDISVLTYSFGCTLGLAGVVIFTLITGYFMANQKITVTKILKLLMEVWFFSITIRLCGILFFGNTVNEEYILDMLFPIISDEYWFISSYLILVLLSPLINLCLHTISTKAHLALCTGMLIVTWGLFSIHNITIDGAPVVSKHLSLITLYCIGAFISLHPQPIISSKKTSGFTLAYALIATLALSFAVTFLVYDRSLGWDWIPQLIIVLIVFIGGALLCLIAPKGKFFDRLFIFLILFLPVPLFLDLGYNDFQGMVNIYMGKMSGITLLLGFATFLYFLNKKPKTSKAVNWVAASMFGVYLIHENPIMHYHLWNEWLGLPEYFGNALYPLIVIAVTVVVFIVCVFIDKARIYLVFKPLDRYLQKFYAWAESLVEKVGKMADASLK
- a CDS encoding glutamate-5-semialdehyde dehydrogenase, translated to MTDITDQIKAAKAATVGMSVLSTEVKDRALEAMAVALDGSRSTILEENRKDLDEARDKIPKPMYKRMVVDDAKIDDMVKGIRSVESLKDPVGGTMSTIELDDGLTLYQVSCPVGMLGVVFESRPDVVPQIMSLCLKSGNCVAFKGGSEAHRTIKAIFDVLRKAAATAGVSDSAFVLLESREDFREILDMDGYIDLLIPRGSNSFVKYVQENTRIPVLGHAAGICHIYVDSECDQSMAVEVATDSKVQYPAVCNAVENILVDSKIVEEFLPKLASSLTEKGVEIRGDDRVRSIVKEAVQATEDDWYEEYGDLIVAVKVVDSLQEAIDFINSHSSHHTDAIITSNMQKASVFVKMVDSADVFVNASTRFADGYRFGKGAEVGISTNKIHARGPMGMEGLMIYKYVLIGNGQVVKDYVGRDAKAFTHKRLDSECPLR